CATTATCCACAGAGTAATGTAGTGATGTATTTAAATTCTATAATTGGTAAAAGTCAAAACTATATTTACACTGTAAAAAAGATACCTCTGCAAGAAATTAAAGATTACATATGCTATGGCTTCCCAAAACTTTTAAAAACATACAGATGGTATATATTAGGCTCCTTTTCATTTTTTATTATAGGAACATTATTGAGTCTTATATTAGTTCTATATAACTCCGACAATGCAAATATTTTTTTAGATCCAAGTTTGGTACAGGGAATAAAAAGCGGTAGATCTTCTGGGAACAGCCAATGGAATTATCCACTTATGTCCAGCTATATAATGACAAATAATATTACTGTGTCATTAAAAGCTTTTGTTATGGGTATAACCCTAGGAATTGGTACAATTTATGCATTATTTTTTAATGGTGCACTCCTTGGTGCTCTAACGGCATTGATTTATTCCTATGGTGATCCAATAAACTATTGGTCACTGATTTTACCCCATGGAATAATTGAACTCACAGCTATATTCATCTCTGGAGCAGCAGGCCTGATAATTGCCAAAAGTATACTTATACCCGGTGAATATTCCAGAATACATTCTTTAATAAAAGGTACAAAAAATGCTGTGTCCTTACTTGGCGGAATAGTATTTATGCTTATAATAGCAGGTATTATAGAAGGCTTTTTTACTCCTCTTAATATTCCTGCAGTAATAAAGCTTATCTTCGCCGCTGTAACTGCTTTAATTTTAGCTATATATTTTTCACTTCCCTATATAATAAAAAAATAGTTAATTAAAGTTGCATTTACATTAAAGTTGCTAAGACAGTCAGTATTATTAATATAGATATCCACAGTTTTATAATCAAATATTTATAATTATAAATGCATTTTAAAATTATAAATTTATACTTCAA
This genomic window from Clostridium pasteurianum DSM 525 = ATCC 6013 contains:
- a CDS encoding stage II sporulation protein M, whose translation is MNEERFIKSNSDTWRELEELSMKIHKKGIKSLSSTNVKKFLSLFRLSSHHLAYAKTHYPQSNVVMYLNSIIGKSQNYIYTVKKIPLQEIKDYICYGFPKLLKTYRWYILGSFSFFIIGTLLSLILVLYNSDNANIFLDPSLVQGIKSGRSSGNSQWNYPLMSSYIMTNNITVSLKAFVMGITLGIGTIYALFFNGALLGALTALIYSYGDPINYWSLILPHGIIELTAIFISGAAGLIIAKSILIPGEYSRIHSLIKGTKNAVSLLGGIVFMLIIAGIIEGFFTPLNIPAVIKLIFAAVTALILAIYFSLPYIIKK